Proteins found in one Hirundo rustica isolate bHirRus1 chromosome Z, bHirRus1.pri.v3, whole genome shotgun sequence genomic segment:
- the MED18 gene encoding mediator of RNA polymerase II transcription subunit 18, translating into MEAPPVTMMPVTGGTINMMEYLLQGSVLDQSLESLLHRLRGLCDNMEPETFLDHEMVFLLKGQQASPFVLRARRSMDKSGMPWHLRYLGQPEIGDKNRHALVRNCVDIATSDNLTDFLVEMGFRMDHEFVAKGHVFRKGIMKIVVYKIFRILMPGNTESIEPLSLSYLVELNVVAPAGQDVVSDDMRNFAEQLKPLVHLEKIDPKRLM; encoded by the exons ATGGAGGCGCCGCCGGTGACCATGATGCCCGTCACGGGCGGCACCATCAACATGATGGAGTACCTGCTCCAAG GGAGCGTGCTGGACCAGAGCCTGGAGAGCCTCCTGCACCGGCTGCGCGGGCTGTGCGACAACATGGAGCCCGAGACCTTCCTGGACCACGAGATGGTGTTCCTGCTGAAGGGGCAGCAGGCCAGCCCCTTCGTGCTGCGCGCCCGGCGCTCCATGGACAAGAGCGGCATGCCCTGGCACCTGCGCTACCTGGGACAGCCCGAGATCGGCGACAAGAACCGCCACGCGCTGGTGCGCAACTGCGTGGACATCGCCACCTCCGACAACCTGACGGACTTCCTGGTGGAGATGGGCTTCCGCATGGACCACGAGTTCGTGGCCAAGGGGCACGTGTTCCGCAAGGGCATCATGAAGATCGTGGTGTACAAGATCTTCCGCATACTGATGCCCGGAAACACGGAGAGCATCGAGCCGCTGTCCCTCTCCTACCTGGTGGAGCTCAACGTGGTCGCGCCGGCGGGGCAGGACGTTGTTTCCGATGACATGAGGAACTTTGCTGAGCAGCTGAAGCCTCTGGTGCACCTGGAGAAAATCGACCCCAAAAGACTGATGTGA